From the genome of Stigmatopora nigra isolate UIUO_SnigA chromosome 2, RoL_Snig_1.1, whole genome shotgun sequence:
AAAGTAATTGATCCATAAATGCTGTATATCTTTAGATGGTTGTGCTAGTCAAGTGTGTTGAGTGTCATTACCTCgtttcaaaaatgtttactaTTGATCCCCACTGGTGATGTCATCAAATAAAACGTGGAATCTATTGAAAAGTTGGCATTTTGTCAATCTCAAAGAAGACAGTTGCATATTTCCAGTGTGAATTTAGACAGTGAAGCGAGTATTTTTTGCtgtatgacatttttaatcataacCAATCATTGCAAACAATAGAATTTGTTGGGAGGCGTTTTGACagagcacacacacaaagaaataaCACTGATTCCGGTAGGAAGAAGTCGATTTGGTCCTCACGTTGTATACAATTAAGGAGTAAAATGTTTACAagattttcctaaaaaaaaaaaaaaatctgtatttacAGTTATAAATATTTCCAATGTGTCTATGGCTAACGTGGGGGGAGAATGATAGACAAATGCACAGAAAAGAACTGTAAGAAACCTGAGTTCatctgggaggaaaaaaaaaaacaatgaagaaaTGTGCAAAAGTAACATCTGCCTTGCTTTCAGTCTGAGAAGTTCAACAGAGCCAGGAGGTGGGCACCCACTGAGGTTCCGTATCAAGCTTCTCGATGAGCTTACGCAGTTCGTAGAAAGCCTCACTCGGCTCTGAGTTCACGACGGTGGCGTCGAAAACGTGGCCAAAGTCCTGCTCCATCTCGCGGGCCTTCTCGGTTACCTCCTTCAGGTCCTCTGGCTGTTAAGGtaatgacatatttttaaacaataatgaCCACTGAGGtcaatttgtcatcatttgaaccACTTAAATAGTAAAAATAGACCTTGGGTGCTTTTCCCTCAGTAGCCAGCAAGGTGCGCAGTCGTTCTTGAGAAGGAGGAGCTATGAAGATGACGAAAGGCTTAAGGTTGGATGACCTTAGGACCTTCAACGACTGGAAAGACACATTTGGGTGAggatgtttttcttcattttacagtattttagtTTATAGTAGTCTATCATACCCTGGTGTGCAGAGAGAGCAAACAAATACGTCCAGAGTTGACCACGTGTCGCACTGAGTCCGTGCTGGTTCCATACAGGTTCTTCTCGTATTCCCCGGATTCGATAAACTTCCCCGCCGACAGGTCAGCCTCGAAGCCTTGCCGGCTGACAAAGTGGTACTCGCGACCGTTTCGTTCGTGTATCCTGGGGCTTCTTGTGGTGTCTGGAAAGGCCAGAGTTGATGTCAATAGCTGAATTTTCGGAGTAGTACTTTGGGGGAACTCACGTGGGACGGCGACTGCGAACTTGTCCGGTTCCAGGGAGAGAAGCCTGCGACGGAGTTCATCGTGGCCGCTGTTTGAGGGGGCGATCAGGGCGATGGGGCGTTTGCGGTTGGCGGGTTGGTGGTAGAGGGACATCTCCTCGTAGGTTAGGACGTCTTCGCATTCTGGGGAGACATAGTCAAATCTTTTAATACTActtatatgaatatatttatatatttgtgaaTAATTGCAGTGATTTTATTGACAAAGTACAATCAGATAAACCAAATCTAATATAAGAGAACCATTTATCTGCACAATTTGCCAATTACTAAATACTACTACAAAACTATGGCTTAAAGTGTAACCTTAAATAACAAAGTGTTGCATAGCCAAATGTCCAACAATAAAGTACAACGTGAGCAGAAtacacaactttaaaaaaaacatctggctCAATCTTTTTCAATTCCACTCAACCATGTCAAAGTATTCCTTAGAGCGCCACGACTTGACTATACTTAAAAAGTGCGCAGCTAAGATTTACAGATTTGAACTAAGGCCCATTGTTATTGCCTTTTTCAGTGCAAGTTTGGCCTCAAATCCATTTTATAGACCACAGGAGGGCAAACATAGCACACAACTTCACATGATAAGCATGTCTTGTCTATTTGTTTGTAGCAAAGTGTCCATCCAAGCCGTTTAGGCCCCTGCTGGGCACCTGCCGATGCCTCCTCTGATCCCGTCTGGGAAGGGGGGAACTAATCCCAGCCTAGTAAAGGCCAGGTCACGTCGGTTGTACACTGACAAAAGCTCGTACACCCAGAACAAAGTGATTAAAgacactttcctttttttgttgttatttttttcttacctgtgCTTTTGCTGACAGGCGATGTGCTTTTCTTCTTCAGTTTCTTGTTCTTCTTTACATACCAACGTCTGCCTGAAAAGCAAAACAAGGTTATTTGTGATTGGAATACGTCGACGTGATCTTCTtaccttgttgttgttgttgttgttcactACTCCTGTCTGGCGTTGTTCGCTTCAACGTCTCTCGCTGTTGTTGGAAGCATCTccctgataaaaaaaacaaaataaaatagcatCCTTGCTATGATGATGAAGATTTGATCCCTTTCAAAAAACATGGGAAAGTACATTGACACACTTAgtgtgtttttaaatgatttttaaactgcaAGTATATGAATTATATACCCATCTCTAGGAAGAAGTGTCATGTTTTCATCTGCTATCTTAACAAATTGGCGTACTTTCCATTTCCACTGCTTAACCTCCTTTTCCAACGGGCGCAATCTGAGGTCAAAGAGTAATCTCAAATAATTCTTAGGCGTTGCGTCTAATCTGTTGGTTTCACCAGATGGGACGGCCTTTTCTCTAGTCTCAGGATGGCTTGGATAGTGTTAACATGGTAGTCTGCCCACATGTATTATTTGGATTTTCATACCACTGGTTTGATGTGGCGTGTAGTACTTCTCTTTAATTTGTTACAGTCTGGCTGAATCCTAATAACATTACTGCGATAAAAATAGTCTGAATCACATTCAAttcccaatttaaaaaatattaagacCCTAATTCAAGTCCTATTGTCTCTCATTTTAAGCAAAAACCAATTTTTGCTACATAATTCTGAATTTCTCCCCCATAATCCCCACCTGGAATGAGTCCAGCAAGTAACTGGTTTTCCTCATCACCATCCCTGTAGGCCTGCCACCAGTTAGGGTCATCCTGGCTGATGACATGGAGAATATCCCCCTTCTGGAAAGACAAGCCAAGTTCCCTACACGGCACAAAAGGGTCATCCGAGGGGTCGTAGTCGAAATAAGCTCGCACGTGCATCTGCAAACAAGGTGGGAAGCTTTGTTTATATGGTCTTTGGATCACATTGGTGCGTGCAGACGGGCCAAACCGGTCCATATTAGAGACTTACCACAGTCTGTCTGTGTTGGGCAGGTTTAATCTGAGAGCTCGGGATGAGGAGGAAAGTCAAAGTGCCGTGCATTTGTTGCTGACGCACCAGAAAAGAGAATATTGATTCACTTTTGTGCTTGTCAATACCCAATGGACTAAATAGTTTCTCACCAGCAAGTCATGGACTTCATTGACATGCTTTCCGCGAACGGAAAAGCCGTTGATCTCCAAGATCTCGTCGCCTTCGTTGAGGAGGCCGCTTCGTTCGGCGCTTCCGCCTTTCACTACTCGACTCACCACCACGCTGTCCATGTCGTTACGTACAGTGGCACCCTGGTGAAAAAGCcatcacttaaaagtctgaaatttactccaaaattgacagggcgctttataatccagtgtgctagatatatggagaaaaaaaatgaagatgtgTCATCCATTGAGGAAAATATAGTacttaaccatttttttatggctcgtgcgacttatagtccaaataaTACAGTACTATTGCGTACTTGCAACTTTGACCTTTTAAATGCGGAACTTGATTTAAAGTCTCACCAGTGGCGTGTCACGGGTTTTATGCAGCCGCACCATTTTCACAGTTTCTCCAAAATACTGGATCACATTGTCTTCTGATATTTCTTGAACGGCTAAACTGTCATGGGCCTGCATCAGCGCCTGGAAATAACGAACCATGAGTCAGGAAGCATTCTTGCAATGATATGAGAATGAATGTCAGTCATAATGGGAGATGAACAAGCAAAAATCAGCTGACCTGGAGATGAGGATTGGTTAGCAGGGCCCTGAGTTCCAAGCCTTCCCTTTGTTGGCTGGACTGGAGGATCTTTTGGACCTAGATAAGATTCATAACATGTACATGAACCTATAAGGTTCTCACACATTGTGTTTAAATCTCAATGTAATTTTACACATCAGCAAATTCTTCCTGCCATAAAATATTGTTAACAATTTAATAGTTTTGTTCCTATGTTAAAGAGACATTTAAGCATTTCCACTGTTTCTATTCTCATCATTCAACCTCTCAGTCACAAGATTCTCCATTTGAATCCTTTAGTTACAGCACATCACTCAATGAGTAGATGCATTTCTTCCAATGAAAAATGCCTCCACACATACATGGAATTATTCCAACTAAAAAGACATCAGTCAATGGAATTTACCGCCTGATTGGATGATGTCGACTATACGTACAATATATGTCAAATACAGGATCTGGAACATATTTTGACATGTCGTAAGCAGTTTACTGTGTCCCTTTCCACTAGTGACGCACATCTTCCCCTGGCCCGTGTTGCCGCTCCGTCAACTGCACTACGGTAAGCTGCTGGAGTTTCTTTTTCTGTCCCTCTCCCCACTCCACCGTGTCAGATTAGTTGATCCAATAGGAACGTCTAACGCGGGCCGGCCACGGCTATTAGGCATTGTTAAAGCGCTTCGGGATTCGTGGCCGGCGTGTGAGATCACAGCGGTTTACTGTACGCGGCGAGGCCGAGGCGTTGCTACGTCTGAGTGCAAATTAGATCCGCTCAATGGGGTTGTCTCAAGGCAAGACTGGAATAGCCGCAGTGCCGCTCGATGCCCTTTCAATGAACTTTGCATGCCTTGGTGCAGCTTGTTTCTGCTACGTTGGTTGGTCTCGCCAGGGGAGTCCATGCCAATCCCAGAGGAAGGCCCTTTTTAACCAAATAGTAGCAAAACTTGGTACAATTCATGACCCTGGTTTTGTGTGACAGGGAACAAGACGAGCTCAACAGTGTCGGGACATAAGTCAATTACTGCTGCTTTGCTTTAGGCCGACTGACTTGTTTGCCCTGAAGACGTTACCTGTACTCCTTGCAAACAGTGGGTACACTTAAAGGTTGCCCTAATACTTGCACATAATGAATAAATCATAACTTCATTCATAAACTATATGAGTTACAGGTACACCCTGTGCATTGGGAGTATTTTTGAAATGTTACATTTCTTAGGGACCAATACAAatgttgtttattattattattataactacTACTAATCATTCTTATCTGTACTAATTATGATTATTtgtacttattattatttgtacttattattattattatttgtacttattattattagcatTTGTACTTATTAGTATTTGTACtta
Proteins encoded in this window:
- the pals1b gene encoding MAGUK p55 subfamily member 5b → MITSHMNGYVQEGSGQVANHRERAVDCPGDESCLVKPVHCSAQMERIQHYQEELRKKREEDGRGKHDIDPNASLRLKKLAQNPKVGLDNPTFEGREKTAKDELSQAPLAELEDLLQAVKWVQQSLTDTPSQEDAELLLQLLANDDFKCAYSIYTVVSQKMNRVNPTSPLTVQAEDLCLEVQKILQSSQQREGLELRALLTNPHLQALMQAHDSLAVQEISEDNVIQYFGETVKMVRLHKTRDTPLGATVRNDMDSVVVSRVVKGGSAERSGLLNEGDEILEINGFSVRGKHVNEVHDLLQQMHGTLTFLLIPSSQIKPAQHRQTVMHVRAYFDYDPSDDPFVPCRELGLSFQKGDILHVISQDDPNWWQAYRDGDEENQLLAGLIPGRCFQQQRETLKRTTPDRSSEQQQQQQGRRWYVKKNKKLKKKSTSPVSKSTECEDVLTYEEMSLYHQPANRKRPIALIAPSNSGHDELRRRLLSLEPDKFAVAVPHTTRSPRIHERNGREYHFVSRQGFEADLSAGKFIESGEYEKNLYGTSTDSVRHVVNSGRICLLSLHTRSLKVLRSSNLKPFVIFIAPPSQERLRTLLATEGKAPKPEDLKEVTEKAREMEQDFGHVFDATVVNSEPSEAFYELRKLIEKLDTEPQWVPTSWLC